The Rissa tridactyla isolate bRisTri1 chromosome 6, bRisTri1.patW.cur.20221130, whole genome shotgun sequence DNA segment TTGGAGTTGCAGTAAGTTTCCACACGCCTGGGATCAAATGCAAAGTAGAGCCAGAAACATGACAGAACacctttctgaaaaacaaaatagtcCTTGCTACATCCTGAATGTATTCATGCCATTGAGGGGCCACTTCTTCTCCTAGCAAAAGCAATAGGATGGCTATCGCTCTTTCATAAACCATCAGACATCTTACAATTACATGGCACCTCACTTTTTTAATGCTATATAGTCTGGAGTTGATCTGTTATGTTTCTAGCTTCTGCTCCTCTTCTTACTCTAGTTATATCTTATTTGCAAATTCTCCCTTCTCCTATCCTGCTCCGTTTAATGTGTTTGCTTCCGTTTTGGAAAAGGCATTACTCCCAGGCAGCCCGCAAAGAAAATGCGTGCTAAATGGCCAAGCTTCTCCAAGTAGAATATGctagaaaaatcaataaaagcaAGTGTAGTGTAAAATAAGCAACTTGCAGCTAAATGTCATCATTCCAACTCGCTGCTAATCTTTGCTTCTTTATCTCCTCCTTATTTTATCTTCTTATCTGTCATCGATTCGCTCAGCTGACCGTAGGGATTAGGTGAACGCTAATCTCACAGCAAACTCCTCCGACAACGCACatggtccccagggtgctcagggTGACACACAGAGCTCCGTACCAGCCTTATCTCTTGCCAGGGGCATAACCTTCTGCAGACATGCAGAAAACCCGATTAACACAGGGAATTCCTATAAGCATCAGTGTGAACAGctggaaatgaatttttttttttttttttttttgtccttaattaCAGCAAACACGTTGGGACAGGCTACTCAGGATGCAGTCAACCAAATTACAGATGCAAGCCAGAAAGGTAGGAGCGATGAGGTGCAAATCAAGAAGCGATGGGGCAGCTCAACACAAGCCAGCTGTGTACATTCCCCCTCTGTCCCGTGGGCCTTCTCAGCCTGAAAGTTCTTGATTTCAGTGACAAATTTTTGGCCTTTCACAAATCTCGTGGGAAAATATTTTAGGATCTGTTGCTTAGTAGCTCCCTACGCTTACTGGCAGGTGAACCATGGCAGGTGACACCCCCCTAGCCACCCAGTCTCGTGCACAGCATCCAGATTTCGGCTTCCTTTATAGAAAACTTGcggaaacagcacagaaaaaacttTGCTCTTCTTTCTTGAGGATTGAGCAATCCTGCGATGCCTCTTGCTTCCCCAGCCTGGAGATCAGGGGTCCATCCAGGTCCAGCCCCTCCACCAGCCCCCAGCACCTGCTGAGGCAGCAACTGGGGTCCAACATTAGTGGTCCCGCAGCTGGAAATGTGCCATCAGGAAAGTGATGAGAAGGAAGGGCTTGGGCACTCGTTGATGTTAGACTGAGGAGGCAGCAAGATTGCCAAAATATAGCCAAGATCCCAGAGAAAAGAGAGCAGCTGTGCCCCGTCTGTGAGGGTCTCCTCTCTCCTGGTGAGACCCTGCTGGCATTTCCCATCCCGGCTGATGTCGGGTCCCACGCAGGAGTGAGCCTGCGCCCACGGCCCACAGCTGAGCACAGCCCTCACCAGCGGTGCCTCAAATACTGACGAGAAGGAAATGGAGGGAAAAGCATCCTTCGCCTTCCCCAGCACTTCATACAATTTGTCTTTCCCAAACACCCCAGTGTTCACAGTACTTCTTACCCCAAAGATCCCTCCTCCATCAGCCAGGCCGCACGTACACCAAGATCGATCTATTCCAGCTTTGTCCCATCGTTCATCTCACGCTGCTCCAGCTCAGAACCCAAAACTTCTGAGTGACCACTCCAATTTAGCAATGCCTTACAGCCCATCCTAAATACATCCTGACAAACCCAACTACAACTGGATGTGGagaacctttcttttttaaagatatatcCCTATATTTTTATAGTTATTTTCACACCTCCCCCTTCCATCGTAAACATTAAACCATGTggcatttttccagctttttgctTATCTTTTTCCCTCTCTTGCAGCTATTGACAAGGCTTCCAAGACGGCACAAGATGGGGTAGAAAAAGCAACCGGACAAGCTGCAGAAGCATTGTCTGGCCTTGGGAAAAAATGCGGGTTTAAGAAATGATGCTAATTTAAGTAAACAGTATTGCATataaaaaaattctctctttGGTCTGCGATTCCCTACTgctttgtgtggaaaaaaaaaaaaaaagctgtttaagatCTGGATCATTTCTCTGTCTCCAGATACAAAATTTTAAGGCAGAAGACACTCCCTGCCCCTCCTTCGTATaggaaaaatacatcttttagcACATCTTGTAACATCTGTTCACAATCTCCAACACGGTTCACAAGGCTTCAGCAATGCTATTGCCCTGCTCTTACAACAGCGCTATGATTATTGCCACATTCGCTGAGTGTATTTCCAAAACCAGTGAAAACATTCATGCTCCAGGACACCAGAACACTTGTGTGATGAAACCGAGTTTTCTTCCAGTAATCTAAAGCTAAGCTGGGCTTGTATTTCATGTCAGCTCTTTGTTTGTTCccatttgctgtattttcaggttaagataaataaaatgcattgtaAGATTTCCACCACCCAGAGGTGCATCACCTTTTTATGTACTCTTGTTATTTAATTGGGCTTTCAGTGAAGGATTGCACGATGTCTTGcaaatctctcttcctttctgattCAAAGCCCAGTGAGGTCGGTGACCATCCTGTCAGGAAGGTGAGTACTGAATCGGTTGGCAGGTTGGCAGACAGACATATGGAAACCAACAGCCCCGCGCCGCAGAGGAGCCCCGTGGTCTCTGCAAGCCATCCATCCCCTTGTCCTTTCCCTCCTGTGTCTGTTCCCCATCTAGATTTCTTGTTATCCACAACACATCTCCTGTTAAATCTCACAAAGATAGAAATAAGAGATTTTATCCCAATGCACGTTTGCAGCACTAACGCTAACAACGACTGGAGCTGGCATGAGAGAGGCAAGTGGGTAATCTTCTCGCCTAGgagatggaaatatttattttagattgcTGCTCACTGGGCAATCAGAGGCCGCTGCAGCCAGACAGGGTGCCCACTTAGTGCTGCCTCTGTCAACACAAGGCACTCATACCCGCTTATTCGCAGCAAGTGCTCTTGCCTTGGCCTCTGGGTCTTTCTCATTGCTaggcaatattttctttattttctttctttctggttttttttcttttttttttttttttttcctactggtttGAAGCCTTACCAGCCTGATTTCAGTAAAAAGCTAATCTGGGCCTCactgaagaaaaccaaagaatAACCAAAAGCATCTGGATTTAAGGAAATAGGGCAATCCAGGCCAGCTTCAGATACTGCTGTCTCTCACCTGTTGACCAAGAGCTGTGGTTGACCAGGGGTTTTTGGAAGCGATCCTGGGGAATGCAGTCCTAGGAGAGACTGACTCACCGCTGAACCCAAAGACCACTGCAATCTGCACAAGGACTGCACGGACTGAAGAGCCTTTAGAGGAACCTATAAGTAATAGACCATCTGCGGGTAAACATAGTCCAGGGCTTTGCACAGAGTGTCCCAATGCAATGTCCACTGTCATTTAAAGGTTTAAAAGCCTAAATATTTACCCAAGAACAAGCTCACAGAAAACGCATTAGACCATTGCACTCTCAGTTACTGGGCAACCCTCAATAGTACTTAATTATTTAGTACTTTCCATGGTTACCTCCCTGATGGTGAAATCTTCAGAGAATGAGCCCTTGAGGCTTGGCGTTTCAGACACCAGTGCTGCGTTTGTGGGTGACAGTGGTCCATACACCAGCCTCcatcacaccttttttttttctgcaagccaTTTCTTCGTtcatattacagaaaaaaaaaaaagaacagttgtgGGGGTTTTGGCTGTAATACCTGTTATGCCCTTACATGACTGGTTCTAGTCCTGCTGCTTTGTGCGTGGGGAACACAGCCCTGACTCCTGGTGTGCggcttttatcatagaatcatagaatggtttaggttggaagggaccttaaagatcatctagttccagccctgctcccactttgaggttgctcaaagccccatccagcctggccttgaacatttctaGGGAtgggggcctccacaacttctctgggcaacatgggccagtgtctcaccaccctcatagtga contains these protein-coding regions:
- the ADIRF gene encoding adipogenesis regulatory factor, which encodes MSAKNFQGLKEQAEGAAKDAANTLGQATQDAVNQITDASQKAIDKASKTAQDGVEKATGQAAEALSGLGKKCGFKK